From a single Planctellipticum variicoloris genomic region:
- a CDS encoding PQQ-binding-like beta-propeller repeat protein, protein MRFFTLRLMRGGTCARLLCGVLLLAGAAYGASAKTPDGASWSRFRQNLSQTGIAGTTLPAKLELLWEIELGDQIVATAAIVGDDVYIPCLSGELACVDRLTGQKRWSYKTLDPVPDNSFAPGFKSAPTITADAVYIGDEEGKFHAIDRVTGKQRWVFETQGEIYSSAAVTGGRVIFGSYDNALYCLGEADGKLKWKFETGGYVHCSPAVAEGFTFIAGCDEHLRIINIETGKEAGDLPLQTYLIASPAVVGDRLYVGTYASEVVAVDWKKKDVVWRYKSPQSDMPFHSSAAVTDDRVVVGGRDRLLHCIDRATGEKVWTFATRGKVDSSPAIVGNRVFVGSNDGNLYELDLRTGESPWKFNAGKPITASPAIGEGVLVIGSESRDGKVYCFGAK, encoded by the coding sequence ATGCGCTTTTTCACGCTGCGACTGATGCGGGGCGGCACATGCGCCCGGCTGTTGTGCGGTGTCCTGCTCCTGGCGGGGGCGGCGTACGGAGCCAGCGCGAAGACGCCGGACGGCGCAAGCTGGTCGCGGTTTCGTCAGAACCTCTCTCAGACCGGAATTGCCGGCACGACGCTGCCGGCAAAGCTGGAGCTCCTCTGGGAAATCGAACTCGGCGACCAGATCGTCGCGACCGCGGCGATCGTCGGCGATGACGTCTACATCCCCTGCCTGTCCGGCGAACTCGCCTGCGTCGACCGGCTGACCGGTCAGAAGCGCTGGTCCTATAAGACGCTCGACCCGGTCCCGGACAATTCGTTCGCGCCCGGCTTCAAGTCAGCGCCGACGATCACTGCCGACGCCGTCTACATCGGCGACGAAGAAGGCAAGTTCCACGCGATCGACCGCGTCACCGGCAAGCAGCGCTGGGTCTTTGAAACGCAGGGAGAGATCTACAGTTCGGCCGCCGTGACCGGCGGGCGGGTGATCTTCGGCTCCTACGACAACGCCCTCTACTGCCTCGGGGAGGCGGACGGCAAGCTGAAGTGGAAGTTCGAAACCGGCGGCTACGTCCACTGCTCCCCCGCCGTGGCTGAAGGCTTCACGTTCATCGCCGGCTGCGACGAACATCTGCGGATCATCAACATCGAAACCGGCAAAGAAGCGGGCGACCTGCCGCTGCAGACGTACCTCATCGCCTCTCCCGCCGTCGTGGGAGACCGGCTCTACGTCGGTACGTATGCCAGCGAGGTGGTGGCTGTCGACTGGAAGAAAAAGGACGTCGTCTGGCGCTACAAGAGCCCGCAGTCCGACATGCCGTTCCATTCCTCGGCGGCGGTGACCGACGACCGGGTCGTGGTCGGCGGCCGCGACAGGCTGCTGCACTGCATCGACCGAGCAACGGGCGAAAAAGTCTGGACGTTCGCCACGCGGGGCAAAGTCGACAGCTCCCCGGCGATCGTCGGCAACCGGGTCTTCGTCGGCTCGAACGACGGCAACCTCTACGAACTGGACCTGCGGACCGGCGAATCCCCCTGGAAGTTCAATGCCGGCAAACCGATCACCGCCTCCCCCGCCATCGGCGAAGGGGTCCTGGTGATCGGCTCAGAATCGCGGGACGGAAAAGTGTATTGTTTCGGGGCGAAGTGA
- a CDS encoding iron-containing alcohol dehydrogenase, translating into MPDASSDFDADELPGFDYDPRTRVVFGSHASARLGELALEYGARNVLLVTDHGLLEAGHAERCRASLSTSGLNVTVFSDVHPNPTTDDVGRGLEIARQAGIDFLVAVGGGSSMDCAKGINFLLTNGGRMQDYHGSGKAKLPMLPLIAVPTTAGTGSEAQSYAIIADAETHMKMACGDRKAACRVAVLDPELTVSMPAGVTAAGGIDAISHAVESYVTTRRNPISQLFSRRAWRLLSAGFPGVLKSPGNVKARGAMLLGSHLAGAAIENSMLGATHALSNPVTAHFGVTHGIAIGVLLPHVIRYNSSVVGGLYGRLAADIGLCDARDPSAGNRLAGAIAGLVRTAGMPSSLEACDVDPALIPQMAGEAAKQWTGAFNPRPVDATSLEELYRCAFSRCD; encoded by the coding sequence ATGCCTGATGCGTCGTCTGATTTCGATGCCGATGAACTGCCCGGCTTCGACTACGATCCCCGCACGCGCGTCGTGTTCGGATCGCATGCGTCGGCCCGGCTCGGCGAACTGGCCCTGGAGTACGGCGCTCGAAACGTGCTGCTGGTGACCGATCACGGCCTGCTCGAAGCCGGGCACGCCGAACGCTGCCGGGCGTCGCTGAGCACCTCCGGCCTTAATGTGACCGTCTTCAGCGACGTCCATCCCAATCCGACCACCGACGACGTCGGCCGGGGCCTGGAGATCGCCCGTCAGGCCGGGATCGATTTTCTCGTCGCCGTCGGCGGCGGCAGCAGCATGGACTGCGCGAAAGGCATCAACTTCCTGCTGACCAACGGCGGCAGGATGCAGGATTATCACGGGTCCGGCAAAGCGAAGCTGCCGATGCTCCCGCTGATCGCCGTGCCGACCACCGCGGGAACCGGCAGCGAAGCGCAGTCCTATGCGATCATCGCCGACGCGGAGACGCATATGAAGATGGCCTGCGGCGACAGAAAGGCCGCCTGCCGCGTCGCCGTCCTCGATCCCGAACTGACCGTCAGCATGCCCGCCGGAGTCACGGCGGCCGGAGGCATCGACGCCATCAGCCACGCCGTCGAGTCGTACGTCACCACCCGCCGCAATCCAATCTCCCAGCTCTTCAGCCGGCGGGCCTGGCGACTGCTGTCGGCGGGATTTCCCGGCGTCCTCAAATCGCCCGGCAACGTGAAGGCCCGCGGCGCCATGCTGCTGGGATCGCATCTCGCCGGCGCCGCCATTGAAAACTCGATGCTCGGCGCCACGCACGCGCTTTCTAACCCGGTGACGGCCCATTTCGGCGTAACTCACGGAATTGCAATTGGCGTCTTGCTTCCGCATGTCATCCGATACAATAGTTCCGTCGTGGGCGGCCTCTACGGTCGGCTGGCGGCGGATATCGGGTTGTGCGACGCCAGGGACCCGAGCGCCGGCAACCGGCTCGCTGGGGCGATCGCCGGACTGGTTCGCACAGCCGGCATGCCCTCTTCACTGGAAGCCTGCGACGTCGATCCCGCGTTGATTCCGCAAATGGCAGGCGAGGCCGCAAAGCAGTGGACCGGCGCCTTCAATCCCCGGCCCGTCGACGCCACGTCTCTGGAGGAGCTTTACCGATGCGCTTTTTCACGCTGCGACTGA
- a CDS encoding MFS transporter yields MTVDAPASRHSEFRIWSVCFVLLLASSINYMDRQTLSNVSVRIKTEFGLSGEQYGQIELAFGWAFAIGATVFGVIADRTSIRWLYPAVLLAWSIMGILTGWANSFASLLVCRLMLGFFEAGHWPCALKTTQRLLPSNRRTLGNSVLQSGTAIGAIITPLIMLALLTDDVGSWRPAFQIIGGIGIFWIALWLWMVRGLDLETPVVDHQAQSSSGWKSFLNALCDYRFLILILVVISINTAWHLLRAWLPMFLQEGRGYSEKAMLAYMFWYNVATDVGCLAAGAATIALGRRGWSSQGARVGVFCVCALLTSLCGLLPWLPQGPALLGVFLLVAMGSLGLFPCYYAFSQEVSIRHQGKVTGLLGTIAWLTTSPMHILFGQWIDKTGSFDLGLMLAGLVPVPAALLLLLTWRTDKPPVEAR; encoded by the coding sequence GTGACTGTCGATGCTCCCGCCTCCCGCCATTCCGAATTCCGCATCTGGTCCGTCTGTTTCGTGCTGCTGCTGGCGAGTTCCATCAATTACATGGATCGCCAGACGCTGTCGAATGTTTCGGTGCGCATCAAGACCGAGTTCGGGCTGTCCGGCGAACAGTACGGCCAGATCGAACTGGCCTTCGGCTGGGCCTTCGCGATCGGAGCGACGGTTTTCGGAGTCATCGCGGACCGCACGAGCATCCGCTGGCTGTATCCGGCCGTGTTGCTCGCCTGGTCGATCATGGGGATTCTGACCGGCTGGGCCAACAGTTTCGCCAGCCTGCTGGTCTGCCGGCTGATGCTGGGCTTCTTCGAAGCCGGCCATTGGCCCTGCGCGCTCAAGACGACTCAACGGCTGCTGCCCAGCAACCGGCGGACGCTCGGCAACAGCGTCCTGCAGAGCGGTACGGCGATCGGTGCGATCATTACGCCGCTGATCATGCTGGCTTTGCTGACGGACGACGTGGGGAGCTGGCGGCCGGCGTTTCAGATCATCGGCGGGATCGGCATTTTCTGGATTGCGCTCTGGCTCTGGATGGTCCGAGGACTGGATCTGGAGACCCCTGTTGTGGATCACCAGGCGCAATCCTCCTCGGGCTGGAAGAGCTTCCTGAATGCGTTGTGCGACTACCGCTTTCTGATCCTGATACTCGTGGTAATCTCAATCAATACGGCCTGGCATCTGCTCCGGGCGTGGCTGCCGATGTTCCTGCAGGAAGGCCGGGGCTACTCCGAGAAGGCGATGCTGGCCTACATGTTCTGGTACAACGTCGCGACCGACGTCGGCTGCCTGGCGGCGGGGGCCGCGACCATCGCCCTTGGCCGTCGCGGCTGGTCGTCCCAGGGGGCGCGGGTTGGCGTGTTCTGCGTCTGTGCGCTGCTGACCAGCCTGTGCGGTCTGCTGCCGTGGCTGCCGCAGGGGCCGGCGCTGCTGGGCGTGTTTCTGCTGGTCGCCATGGGCTCGCTGGGGCTGTTTCCCTGCTACTACGCCTTCAGCCAGGAAGTGTCGATCCGGCACCAGGGCAAGGTCACCGGGCTGCTGGGGACCATCGCATGGCTCACGACATCGCCGATGCACATCCTCTTCGGACAGTGGATCGACAAGACCGGGTCGTTCGATCTGGGGCTGATGCTGGCGGGACTCGTCCCGGTCCCGGCGGCGCTGCTCCTGCTGCTGACGTGGCGGACGGACAAGCCGCCCGTGGAGGCTCGCTGA
- a CDS encoding twin-arginine translocation signal domain-containing protein: MTRRTNRRDFLQSATLAAAAGAALPDRT, from the coding sequence ATGACTCGACGGACGAACCGCCGCGATTTTCTGCAGTCCGCCACGCTGGCCGCCGCTGCCGGGGCAGCCCTCCCCGACCGGACCTGA
- a CDS encoding RidA family protein encodes MSQIIRHGVTRRWSDAVVNQGVAYFVEVPDNPEADAATQFHQVLSQIDARLQQLGGDRTRLLQVLIYLPEAGDLAAFNEIWDAWVPEGHAPSRACVHAPLAAAGYRVELVITAAV; translated from the coding sequence ATGAGCCAGATCATCCGCCACGGCGTAACCCGCCGCTGGTCTGACGCCGTCGTGAATCAGGGAGTCGCCTACTTTGTTGAAGTCCCGGACAATCCCGAGGCCGACGCCGCGACACAGTTTCATCAGGTACTTTCCCAGATCGACGCCCGGCTGCAGCAGTTGGGCGGCGATCGGACGCGCCTGCTGCAGGTGCTGATTTACCTGCCCGAGGCGGGGGATCTGGCGGCGTTCAATGAGATCTGGGACGCGTGGGTTCCGGAAGGCCACGCTCCTTCGCGGGCGTGCGTGCATGCGCCGCTGGCGGCGGCGGGGTATCGAGTCGAGCTGGTGATTACGGCGGCAGTGTGA
- a CDS encoding AAA family ATPase → MIEQFHVQNYKALHEVRLNLTPLHLLIGPNDSGKTSLLEALAALCRSVDVDLVEAFPGAWDGADLVTGRDPQREIRLAADFDSDLHYSIDISFLRTGKVVKLTDEQIVTSVGEWRLSKQSRQRWNKTITKVAAVERSPDATRQGEGALTAQAFDDVRSALSGVQFFRWNPRLLALPAALDPQAGFAMEASGFGLARALAEIVLYDRGLFQTIEDRFRDFFPHIQTIRIASTSAFDTQHKRDELVPMLSKQNGHEIRILFRGHTEDVPASQLSEGVLLVLAYLTILYAPNPPRLLLIEEPENGMHPARLEQIIGLLRELIAKQDHTQVVLTSHSPYVVDQFQPEEVTLCYRTDAGNIAVERLSESETVRREGRIFSLGEIWSGRDDHILNGNQTIPETVGTQP, encoded by the coding sequence ATGATCGAGCAATTCCACGTTCAGAACTACAAGGCCCTTCACGAAGTCCGACTAAACCTGACGCCGCTGCATCTGCTGATCGGCCCCAATGATTCCGGCAAAACGAGTCTGCTCGAAGCGCTGGCGGCGCTCTGTCGGAGCGTCGACGTCGATCTGGTGGAAGCGTTTCCGGGCGCTTGGGACGGGGCCGATCTGGTGACGGGTCGCGATCCGCAGCGGGAAATCCGTCTGGCCGCTGACTTCGATTCCGACCTCCATTACTCGATCGACATTTCGTTCTTGCGGACTGGCAAGGTTGTTAAGCTCACGGATGAGCAAATTGTAACGAGCGTGGGGGAGTGGAGACTCTCGAAGCAAAGTCGTCAGCGTTGGAACAAAACAATCACAAAGGTGGCCGCTGTCGAACGTTCTCCTGATGCAACACGTCAAGGTGAAGGTGCATTGACGGCTCAAGCTTTCGACGACGTTCGATCGGCTCTGTCCGGCGTCCAATTCTTCCGCTGGAACCCACGGTTGCTGGCGCTGCCGGCAGCGCTGGATCCGCAGGCGGGTTTTGCGATGGAGGCCTCCGGATTTGGCCTGGCGCGCGCCTTGGCGGAGATCGTGCTGTACGACCGCGGGCTTTTCCAAACGATTGAAGATCGTTTCCGGGACTTCTTTCCACACATTCAAACCATACGCATCGCATCCACGTCCGCGTTTGACACTCAACACAAACGGGACGAACTGGTGCCGATGCTGAGCAAGCAGAACGGCCACGAGATCCGGATTCTGTTTCGCGGCCACACCGAAGACGTCCCCGCCTCGCAACTTTCCGAAGGCGTCCTGCTGGTTCTGGCGTATCTGACCATCCTCTACGCCCCCAATCCCCCCCGTCTGCTGCTGATCGAAGAGCCCGAGAACGGCATGCATCCCGCACGACTGGAACAGATCATCGGCCTGCTCCGTGAACTGATCGCCAAGCAGGACCACACGCAGGTCGTCCTGACGTCGCATTCGCCGTATGTCGTCGACCAGTTCCAACCGGAGGAAGTCACGCTTTGCTACCGAACCGACGCGGGAAATATCGCCGTCGAACGGCTCTCAGAGAGTGAGACAGTGCGGCGTGAAGGCCGCATATTCTCCTTGGGTGAGATCTGGTCGGGTCGGGATGACCATATTCTGAATGGCAATCAGACCATTCCGGAAACCGTCGGAACGCAACCGTGA
- a CDS encoding MgtC/SapB family protein, protein MYEPSQILFEQLGIALGIGLIVGLQRQFAESPLAGLRTFPLVSVLGVIVGLADRQLEAGGWVVVAGFLSLAVVAALTKSMLIRQGGPQADYGLTTEIALLLIYGLGVYLTVGDRAVAIVAGGVAAVLLQFKPELHGFVARLGATDLRAIMTFVLVTCVVLPVLPDAAYDPFGVLNPREIWLMVVLIVGVSLVGYIAYKLFGADAGVLLGGVLGGAVSSTATTMSCARRTAEDIGFARAAAAMVAIASAVGYLRTLVEIAVVAPAEFPRLAPPLILVTISMSAAAGWAWWRTYRHPLKMAEHQNPTELRSALAFAVLYAAVIWGLAASRFLLGGGGMYVVAALAGLVNTDAITISTSRLVQNGGPQTIDPDDGWRIILVALLANLAFKAGIAGLAGRWALFRRVAMIFLPPALTTVALLATWGWVAG, encoded by the coding sequence ATGTACGAACCGTCGCAGATTCTGTTCGAGCAGCTCGGCATCGCACTGGGGATCGGATTGATCGTCGGGTTGCAGCGGCAGTTCGCAGAGTCGCCGCTCGCAGGGTTGCGGACGTTTCCGCTGGTGTCGGTCCTGGGGGTGATCGTCGGGCTGGCGGATCGCCAGCTTGAAGCCGGCGGCTGGGTGGTGGTCGCCGGATTTCTCTCTCTCGCAGTAGTGGCGGCGCTGACCAAGAGCATGCTCATTCGCCAGGGCGGACCGCAGGCTGACTACGGACTGACCACGGAAATCGCCCTGCTGCTGATCTACGGCCTGGGGGTCTACCTGACCGTCGGAGACCGGGCGGTGGCGATTGTGGCGGGAGGCGTCGCCGCGGTGCTGCTGCAGTTCAAGCCGGAACTGCACGGCTTCGTCGCCAGACTCGGGGCGACCGACCTGCGGGCCATCATGACCTTCGTGCTGGTGACCTGCGTCGTCCTGCCGGTCCTGCCCGACGCCGCCTACGACCCCTTCGGTGTACTCAATCCCCGCGAAATCTGGCTGATGGTCGTCCTGATCGTCGGCGTCAGTCTGGTCGGCTACATCGCCTACAAGCTCTTTGGAGCCGATGCAGGCGTCCTGCTGGGAGGCGTCCTTGGCGGCGCCGTCTCCAGTACGGCGACGACGATGAGCTGCGCCCGCCGGACGGCGGAAGACATCGGATTCGCGCGGGCCGCCGCCGCAATGGTGGCGATCGCCTCGGCCGTGGGCTACCTGCGAACGCTGGTCGAAATTGCAGTCGTTGCGCCGGCTGAGTTCCCCCGCCTTGCGCCCCCGCTGATTCTGGTGACCATTTCGATGTCCGCCGCCGCCGGATGGGCGTGGTGGCGGACCTATCGTCACCCGCTGAAGATGGCGGAGCACCAGAATCCGACTGAGTTGCGGTCGGCTCTGGCGTTTGCGGTTCTCTACGCCGCAGTCATCTGGGGTCTTGCCGCGTCGCGATTTCTGCTCGGCGGAGGCGGGATGTATGTCGTCGCAGCGTTGGCAGGGTTGGTCAATACAGACGCAATCACGATCTCGACTTCGCGGCTGGTTCAGAACGGCGGTCCGCAGACCATCGACCCTGACGACGGCTGGCGCATCATTCTCGTGGCCCTGCTGGCCAACCTGGCCTTCAAGGCCGGGATCGCCGGCCTGGCCGGCCGCTGGGCGCTGTTCCGCCGGGTCGCAATGATCTTCCTGCCCCCGGCATTAACGACCGTCGCGCTGCTGGCGACGTGGGGGTGGGTGGCGGGGTGA
- a CDS encoding HEAT repeat domain-containing protein, translating into MFRQPLLSLYVFAVCLTGISLGQEAPPDRRQPRPAVVPARPPLVERELRTEASTDAAALERTTLTMQSLHEEVRRLSGPPEGKVQPLELEGQFRVTCDGAHLGHFYTNDGPTRFVAVHLLALNLTDHAIDIPRERIAVLIDDAAGIPAGSEESTPNAALANAGFQYGDQHLPVQGMQGPKVWTIPARGCHGLWLAFGDIGPGSDVPPIRATIRANDQDFTLDVNQLQHAVLSRRIERVGPRNCLALYTIGGLLNTVNAGGLVEDLIALGQEPVGRVVVGWSTNAPTPDGQLLSWLQNSALRLGTGQVVSETLPAIPAVIRELHLTKLAGGRFPSNDYSGRPQAANRVHETQQQAVSAALRSLMTVLPEDELVAEIRHGHPLSRAAALEHGGSRLHEDHVPLLIALAQGDDPDLQASAVRALGNFGDPAATEQLTRWIRDGGEPRASAAIDALAASRFRASHDALRQLLASENPAVRQQVLKALAAQPRPLWVNELYQAATAPGTQPSKELLLALVQLGHPDVVDLLQQALGSEDKGLRDFAFGILSQRNDIRSERLALEFLMEQLKTTPPDGPMVQLLGRTRDPRAIPLLVGHLEGKGDRQHAITLLGQYADPAATAKMIELYPKMRTHERVLVLQALRQMEHEQFTDLAREALGAKDNQLVTAAIQGLVEIGSDAACDAVIAALDKQEQPYLINALCEALGKLSQPAARNALLKERRSKEESRRDAARRGLLAWRQRSPAFVYVYQAQTQVRDKHYDDAREMFDLAVQADPELPEAWAGRGNLLFRQEKLADAEQDYEKALALDDQSSEAVTGVGIIRVMTGRVESGIELIEQRRKDFNRESLFHYNAACMYGRAMEAMDKTPDGAGRKKQYRDQAIRDLATSVRHGFEEFDWMAEDPDLKSLHGDPEFAKICRGEVEAEIDDEATPAQDR; encoded by the coding sequence ATGTTCCGCCAACCGCTACTTTCCCTGTATGTCTTCGCAGTCTGCCTGACGGGAATCTCGCTGGGGCAGGAGGCGCCGCCCGACCGTCGGCAGCCGCGTCCCGCCGTTGTTCCCGCCCGCCCGCCTCTCGTCGAACGGGAGTTGCGAACGGAGGCCAGTACCGATGCGGCGGCACTGGAACGGACCACCCTGACAATGCAGAGCCTGCACGAAGAGGTGCGGCGGCTGTCGGGTCCGCCCGAGGGAAAGGTTCAACCGCTGGAGCTGGAGGGGCAGTTTCGCGTGACCTGCGACGGGGCGCACCTCGGACACTTCTACACGAACGACGGACCAACCCGGTTTGTCGCGGTCCACCTGCTGGCGTTGAACCTGACGGACCACGCGATCGACATTCCGCGCGAACGGATCGCGGTATTGATTGACGACGCGGCCGGTATTCCCGCGGGAAGCGAGGAATCGACTCCGAACGCCGCGCTCGCCAATGCCGGGTTTCAGTACGGCGACCAGCATCTGCCGGTGCAGGGCATGCAAGGCCCGAAAGTCTGGACGATCCCCGCGCGCGGCTGCCACGGACTCTGGCTGGCCTTCGGCGACATCGGCCCGGGGAGCGACGTACCGCCGATTCGCGCGACAATCCGCGCGAACGACCAGGACTTTACGCTGGACGTCAATCAGTTGCAGCACGCGGTGCTTTCGCGACGGATCGAGCGGGTCGGACCGCGAAACTGCCTGGCGCTCTACACCATCGGCGGTCTGCTCAATACCGTGAATGCGGGCGGACTGGTGGAAGACTTGATCGCGCTCGGGCAGGAGCCTGTGGGACGGGTCGTCGTCGGCTGGAGCACCAACGCACCAACGCCCGATGGCCAGCTCCTGAGCTGGCTGCAGAACTCGGCGCTGCGGCTGGGAACCGGGCAGGTCGTCAGCGAGACGCTGCCGGCGATTCCCGCAGTCATCCGCGAGCTCCATCTGACCAAGCTGGCCGGAGGAAGATTTCCCTCGAACGACTATTCCGGCCGGCCGCAGGCCGCCAATCGGGTCCACGAGACGCAGCAGCAGGCGGTCTCCGCCGCATTACGGTCCCTGATGACGGTCCTCCCCGAAGATGAACTGGTGGCGGAGATCCGTCACGGCCATCCGCTGTCGCGGGCGGCGGCGCTGGAACATGGCGGCAGCCGGCTGCACGAAGACCACGTTCCATTGCTGATCGCGCTGGCCCAGGGGGACGATCCCGATCTGCAGGCATCCGCCGTGCGGGCGCTGGGGAACTTCGGCGACCCGGCGGCGACAGAGCAACTGACGCGCTGGATTCGCGACGGGGGAGAACCGCGGGCGTCGGCCGCAATCGACGCCCTGGCGGCATCGCGGTTCCGGGCCTCGCACGATGCGCTGCGGCAACTGCTGGCGTCGGAGAATCCTGCCGTGCGGCAGCAGGTCCTCAAGGCTCTGGCGGCCCAGCCGAGGCCGCTGTGGGTCAACGAACTGTACCAGGCGGCGACGGCGCCGGGAACGCAGCCCTCGAAAGAACTGCTGCTGGCGCTGGTGCAGCTCGGGCATCCGGACGTCGTCGACCTGCTGCAGCAGGCGCTCGGCAGCGAAGACAAGGGGCTGCGGGACTTTGCCTTCGGAATTCTGAGCCAGCGGAACGACATCCGCAGCGAACGACTGGCGCTGGAATTCCTGATGGAGCAATTGAAGACGACGCCCCCCGATGGACCTATGGTGCAATTGCTGGGACGGACGCGCGACCCCCGCGCCATCCCCCTGCTGGTGGGGCACCTGGAAGGCAAAGGCGATCGGCAGCACGCGATCACGCTCCTCGGGCAGTACGCCGACCCCGCCGCAACAGCAAAGATGATCGAGCTGTATCCGAAGATGCGCACCCACGAGCGGGTCCTGGTGCTGCAGGCGCTGCGGCAGATGGAGCACGAGCAGTTTACGGATCTGGCGCGCGAAGCGCTGGGGGCCAAGGACAATCAGCTCGTAACCGCCGCGATTCAGGGACTCGTCGAAATCGGCTCCGACGCCGCCTGCGACGCCGTGATCGCCGCACTCGACAAGCAGGAGCAGCCCTACTTGATCAACGCGTTGTGCGAAGCGCTTGGCAAATTGAGTCAACCTGCCGCACGGAACGCTCTGCTCAAGGAACGGCGGTCGAAAGAGGAGTCGCGGCGCGACGCGGCCCGACGCGGTCTGCTGGCCTGGCGGCAGCGTTCGCCCGCCTTCGTCTACGTCTACCAGGCCCAGACGCAGGTCCGCGACAAGCACTATGACGACGCCAGAGAAATGTTCGATCTCGCCGTCCAGGCCGATCCCGAGTTGCCCGAAGCCTGGGCAGGACGCGGAAATCTGCTGTTCCGCCAGGAAAAGCTGGCCGACGCCGAGCAGGACTACGAAAAGGCGCTCGCGCTCGACGATCAGAGCAGCGAGGCCGTGACCGGAGTGGGAATTATCCGGGTCATGACCGGCCGGGTGGAGTCGGGAATCGAGCTGATTGAGCAGCGGAGGAAGGACTTCAACCGGGAATCTCTGTTCCACTACAACGCGGCCTGCATGTACGGCCGGGCCATGGAGGCAATGGACAAAACGCCCGACGGCGCGGGACGAAAGAAGCAGTACCGCGATCAGGCCATTCGGGACCTGGCAACCTCGGTCCGGCACGGCTTCGAGGAATTCGACTGGATGGCCGAAGATCCCGACTTGAAGTCCCTCCACGGCGATCCCGAATTCGCAAAGATCTGCCGCGGCGAAGTCGAAGCCGAGATCGACGACGAAGCCACCCCCGCCCAGGATCGTTGA
- a CDS encoding 3-keto-disaccharide hydrolase, whose translation MLRGVCCLLGLALPALGLAADPVDPLKAGVTDLSQVDDDFRFQGEYAGPIWWQGRSQFVGLQVVAQGNGEFAALLSPGGLPGNGYQSGPRTKLAGKRDGERLTLQAENLAIAIAPGYAATATDAAGHSLGQLQPWQRYSSTTGAVPPAGAIILFNGTDTGELKNPRITEDGLLGIGTETNRLWRDFTLHAEFRTPYMPHARGQARGNSGFYLQRRYEVQVLDSFGLEPQFNDSASLYRTKAPDLNMTFPPLSWQTYDIQFTAARFDESGAKVAPARITVWHNGVPVQSNYEIPNKTGAGKAEGPEAMPILLQDHGNAVHFRNVWIVDHSATPAPAAVASCVCPAEPLTRREARQLRRGR comes from the coding sequence ATGCTGCGCGGCGTCTGCTGTTTGCTTGGTCTCGCCCTCCCCGCACTCGGCCTGGCGGCGGATCCCGTCGATCCGCTCAAGGCCGGCGTGACCGACCTGTCCCAGGTCGACGATGATTTCCGCTTCCAGGGCGAATATGCCGGGCCGATCTGGTGGCAGGGGCGGTCGCAGTTTGTGGGACTCCAGGTCGTCGCGCAGGGGAACGGCGAATTCGCCGCTCTGCTCTCTCCGGGGGGACTTCCGGGCAACGGCTACCAGAGCGGTCCCCGGACGAAGCTTGCCGGAAAGCGGGACGGCGAACGGCTGACGCTGCAGGCCGAGAACCTGGCGATCGCCATCGCTCCCGGCTATGCCGCGACCGCCACTGACGCGGCCGGTCACAGTCTGGGGCAGTTGCAGCCCTGGCAGCGTTACAGTTCGACGACGGGCGCGGTTCCGCCGGCCGGGGCGATTATTCTCTTCAACGGCACCGACACCGGCGAACTGAAGAATCCCCGGATCACTGAGGACGGACTGCTCGGGATCGGCACCGAGACCAACCGGCTGTGGCGAGATTTCACGCTGCACGCCGAGTTCCGCACCCCTTACATGCCGCACGCCCGCGGCCAGGCGCGCGGCAACAGCGGGTTCTACCTGCAGCGACGGTATGAAGTGCAGGTCCTCGATTCCTTCGGCCTGGAACCGCAGTTCAACGACTCCGCGTCGCTGTACCGCACGAAAGCTCCGGATCTCAACATGACGTTTCCGCCGCTCTCGTGGCAGACTTACGACATTCAGTTCACGGCTGCCAGATTTGATGAGTCCGGAGCGAAGGTCGCCCCGGCCCGGATCACCGTCTGGCACAACGGCGTGCCGGTCCAGTCGAACTATGAGATCCCGAACAAGACCGGCGCCGGCAAGGCCGAGGGTCCGGAAGCGATGCCGATCCTGCTGCAGGACCACGGCAACGCGGTCCACTTCCGCAACGTCTGGATCGTCGATCACTCCGCAACGCCAGCACCGGCGGCAGTCGCCAGTTGCGTCTGCCCTGCCGAACCTTTGACGCGTCGCGAAGCCCGTCAGCTCCGCCGCGGCCGGTAA